One Glycine max cultivar Williams 82 chromosome 6, Glycine_max_v4.0, whole genome shotgun sequence DNA segment encodes these proteins:
- the LOC100781030 gene encoding homeobox-leucine zipper protein ATHB-52: MGDFIFSFKTQQQEHHAHHQRAKHNNNKKRLTEDQVAILEKCFSSNMKLEPEQKFHLANQLGLPPRQVAIWYQNKRARWKTQSLEVDHGVLQARLENVVAEKKQLEKDVERLKAELKKAQEMLLITNSVKGGDHNNNNACEFSTSFEEGGSSGVVLDDATYHHHHECWQSGGEVMQVEELYAYFVGANYGTGLHEKGHKI, from the coding sequence ATGGGGGATTTCATCTTCTCCttcaaaacacaacaacaagaacatcaTGCACACCACCAAAGAGCAAAGCATAACAACAACAAGAAGAGGCTAACCGAGGACCAAGTTGCAATTCTCGAGAAGTGCTTTTCCTCCAACATGAAGCTCGAACCGGAGCAGAAGTTCCACCTTGCAAACCAACTTGGTCTGCCTCCAAGACAAGTTGCAATTTGGTACCAAAACAAAAGGGCACGATGGAAGACCCAAAGCCTTGAGGTGGACCATGGTGTGCTTCAGGCAAGGCTAGAGAATGTGGTGGCTGAAAAGAAGCAGCTAGAGAAAGATGTTGAAAGGCTCAAAGCTGAGCTTAAGAAGGCTCAAGAGATGTTGCTTATTACCAATAGTGTCAAAGGTGGagaccataataataataatgcttgTGAATTTTCAACTTCTTTTGAAGAAGGAGGGAGTTCTGGGGTGGTGCTTGATGATGCCacttatcatcatcatcatgagtGTTGGCAAAGTGGTGGTGAGGTTATGCAGGTTGAGGAGCTCTATGCTTACTTCGTGGGTGCAAATTATGGGACAGGCTTGCATGAGAAAGGgcataaaatataa